The region CGTGCATGCGGGAGCCGCCATCGAAAGGCAGTGGCTGCAATCGGCTGCCAGGCAAGCGGAGGATTACCGCCGCTCGATGGAAATGGCCCGACAGATTCAAATGGGGTTTTTGCCGAAAGAACGCCCACGCTTCCCGCAATACGAAGTGACTGCCTGGTGGGAACCTGCCGAGTATGTGAGTGGTGACTATTACGACTGGCTCGTGGCTCCCGATGGTCGCCTGGGCATCGCTGTAGGGGATGTCAGCGGTCATGGCATGGCTGCCAGTCTGATCATGGCGTCGGTGCGGGCCATGATTCATGCGCTGGGAAGATTGGCAACCACACCAGCCGATATGATGGAACTTTTGCAGGATGTCGTGCAGGCCGATCTCGTCGATGGTCGATTTCTGACACTTTTACTTCTGACCATCGATCCCGTGACTCATTGCGTAGAATTTGCCAATGCGGGTCATGCACCTGCGATCTACTATCAATCGTCGAAACGCTCCTGCAGACGACTCGAAGCCACTCGCACGCCACTGGGATTTCCCGTCAATCAATCCTTGCGATTGCCCATCTATCCCGTCATGCAGCCTGGCGATCTTCTCATTCTCGGTACGGATGGACTCATTGAAGTTCATGACGAGAAAGGCAAGATTTTTGGCATGCAACGCCTCGAAGAACTCATAGCAAAACATGCACATGAGTCCGTTGAAACGTTATCTCAGATTCTGAAACGTGAAGTTTTCGATTTCTCCACAGAACATCCCTTTCCAGACGACATGACGTTGCTCATCATTAAGCGCGTCGACGAAGCCGCCTGAATTTCTGGTGGCACTTCGCACGATCCCGCAGCCATTGAAAAACAGCCTTGTCTGCGCTGCTCGATCAGATTCCTCTCTAAAGCAATAGATGCCAACTTCCATGTATGTCAGCGTGTTTGATCTGTTCAAAGTAGGGATTGGACCGTCCAGTTCTCACACCGTCGGCCCTATGAAGGCGGCTCAAATCTTTGCTCAGCGACTGGTTGACCAGGGCCACCTGGAAAAGCTGGGGATGGTGCAGGCTCACCTGTTTGGTTCGCTGGCACTCACCGGCAAAGGCCACGCGACAGATTCGGCAGTCATCTGGGGACTGGCTGGTGAAATGCCGGCGACAGCCCAGTCCGAGAATCTCGCCAGAATTCTTGATCGAGTCCAGAAGGAACATCGCCTTCCCATCGGAGGGACAGATCACGAGATCGAGTTCCTCCCCGATCGGGACATCTTCTTCCATTATAATGAGGTGTTGCCACAACACCCCAACGGCATGAAGTTCGTCGCACTCGACAAAAATGGCCTCCCACTGGCGATGGAGAGTGCGTTCTCCGTCGGCGGCGGATTCGTCATT is a window of Planctopirus limnophila DSM 3776 DNA encoding:
- a CDS encoding PP2C family protein-serine/threonine phosphatase, with product MHDITHDHASQHRILALSRMLELVLKLNDVNDLAAVLNAITHGACQAVECDRASLFLYDSQADELYSHSTTELEIREIRLPIDSGIIGHVARERVPLVVAQPHDDSRWSPVFDQQTGYRTRNILAVPVVSKSENRLLGVLQLLNKHADCFEDFDVQLMQAFAVHAGAAIERQWLQSAARQAEDYRRSMEMARQIQMGFLPKERPRFPQYEVTAWWEPAEYVSGDYYDWLVAPDGRLGIAVGDVSGHGMAASLIMASVRAMIHALGRLATTPADMMELLQDVVQADLVDGRFLTLLLLTIDPVTHCVEFANAGHAPAIYYQSSKRSCRRLEATRTPLGFPVNQSLRLPIYPVMQPGDLLILGTDGLIEVHDEKGKIFGMQRLEELIAKHAHESVETLSQILKREVFDFSTEHPFPDDMTLLIIKRVDEAA